Proteins from a single region of Streptomyces sp. Tu 3180:
- a CDS encoding LacI family DNA-binding transcriptional regulator, which produces MSGERPRPSASPTISEVAAEAGVGRATAARTLGGYGYVSPELKERVLAAAEKLGYRANALARSMSTGVTHTLGVIVADIGNPFFAGVVRGICDTSRARGFDTLVVSTYERLDEEVAAANVLIDKRVDGMIVASAAVDRSSVGHIRTALDRGIPVVLVDRAVPSLDLDAVVIDNRDAAREAVEKLIAAGHRRIGFVWGPPVDKAPATRRELIAAASRNLWTDGERLRGYLDALDDAGIPFDPELVMVGPKVEERAAREVARMLDLPDRVTALFCTETDGVTGALRAIRARELSCPGDVSLIGFDDSAWAAVMVPPLTMIEQPVHRLGSTAAEVLLDVLAGAEPRREMHTLRTRLVDRSSVAAPPGRA; this is translated from the coding sequence ATGTCAGGAGAGCGGCCCCGCCCGTCGGCGTCCCCGACGATCTCCGAGGTGGCCGCGGAGGCCGGTGTCGGCCGGGCGACCGCCGCCCGCACGCTCGGCGGATACGGATACGTCAGCCCGGAGCTGAAGGAGCGGGTGCTCGCCGCGGCCGAGAAGCTCGGCTATCGCGCGAACGCGCTGGCCCGCAGCATGTCGACAGGGGTGACCCACACCCTCGGGGTCATCGTCGCGGACATCGGCAACCCGTTCTTCGCGGGTGTCGTACGCGGCATCTGCGACACCTCCCGCGCCCGCGGATTCGACACGCTGGTCGTCAGTACGTACGAGAGGCTCGACGAGGAGGTGGCGGCGGCCAACGTCCTCATCGACAAGCGCGTCGACGGCATGATCGTCGCGTCGGCGGCGGTCGACCGCTCCTCGGTGGGCCACATCCGCACGGCCCTCGACCGCGGAATCCCGGTGGTCCTCGTCGACCGCGCGGTGCCCTCGCTCGATCTGGACGCCGTCGTCATCGACAACCGGGACGCGGCGCGCGAGGCGGTGGAGAAGCTCATCGCGGCCGGTCACCGGCGTATCGGATTCGTCTGGGGCCCACCGGTGGACAAGGCTCCCGCGACCCGCCGGGAACTGATCGCCGCCGCGTCCCGCAATCTGTGGACCGACGGGGAGCGCCTGCGCGGATACCTCGACGCGCTCGACGACGCGGGCATCCCCTTCGACCCCGAACTGGTGATGGTCGGGCCGAAGGTGGAGGAGCGGGCGGCCCGGGAGGTCGCCCGGATGCTCGACCTCCCCGACCGCGTCACCGCGCTGTTCTGCACCGAGACCGACGGCGTCACCGGTGCACTGCGGGCCATCCGCGCGCGGGAGTTGTCGTGCCCCGGTGATGTGTCCCTGATCGGGTTCGACGACAGCGCCTGGGCCGCGGTCATGGTGCCACCGCTGACCATGATCGAGCAGCCGGTGCACCGGCTCGGGTCCACGGCCGCCGAGGTGCTGCTCGACGTCCTCGCGGGAGCCGAGCCCCGCCGGGAGATGCACACCCTGCGCACCCGTCTTGTGGACCGTTCGTCGGTGGCGGCGCCGCCCGGCCGGGCGTGA